A stretch of the Canis lupus familiaris isolate Mischka breed German Shepherd chromosome 37, alternate assembly UU_Cfam_GSD_1.0, whole genome shotgun sequence genome encodes the following:
- the CFLAR gene encoding CASP8 and FADD-like apoptosis regulator isoform X2 produces the protein MKTEASWPFIDWSGVLLLQFFGMTLYRMSAEVIHQVEEALDEDEKEMLLFLCRDVAADVAPLTVRDLLDILSERGELSAMGLAELLYRVRRFDLLKRIFKMDRRAVEAHLLRHPRLISDYRVLMTEIGDDLDKSDVSSLIFLMRDHMGRNKVAKDKSFLDLVIELEKLNLIAPDQLDLLEKCLKNIHRIDLKTKIQKYKQSAQGAGTNYTNALQASFPNLSLKDPSCNLRVSLEQMFGIPA, from the exons ATGAAGACAGAAGCTTCATGGCCTTTTATTGACTGGAGTGGAGTTTTATTACTGCAGTTTTTTGGAATGACACTGTACAGAATGTCTGCTGAGGTCATCCATCAGGTCGAAGAGGCACTTGATGAAGACGAGAaggaaatgcttctttttttgtgCCGGGACGTTGCTGCAGATGTTGCTCCACTTACTGTCAGGGACCTTCTGGATATTTTAAGTGAGAGAGGAGAGCTGTCTGCCATGGGCTTGGCTGAGCTGCTCTACAGAGTGAGGCGGTTTGACTTGCTCAAGCGGATTTTCAAGATGGACAGAAGGGCAGTAGAGGCCCACCTGCTCAGGCACCCTCGCCTCATTTCAGACTATAG GGTGCTGATGACAGAGATTGGTGATGATTTAGACAAATCTGATGTGTCCTCATTAATATTCCTCATGAGGGATCATATGGGTCGAAACAAAGTAGCCAAGGATAAG AGTTTCCTAGATCTTGTGATCGAATTAGAAAAACTAAATCTGATTGCTCCAGATCAATTGGATTTACTAGAAAAATGCCTGAAGAACATCCACAGAATAGACTTGAAgacaaaaatccagaaatacaAGCAGTCTG CTCAAGGAGCTGGAACAAATTATACAAATGCACTCCAGGCATCATTCCCAAATTTGAGTCTAAAGGATCCTTCATGTAACTTAAGGGTGAGTCTGGAGCAAATGTTTGGAATTCCAGCGTGA